Proteins from one Setaria italica strain Yugu1 chromosome V, Setaria_italica_v2.0, whole genome shotgun sequence genomic window:
- the LOC101765445 gene encoding probably inactive leucine-rich repeat receptor-like protein kinase At5g48380 — protein sequence MSKIADDIKFALWLLLLSGSSSCFGSDPDVQCLKTVQESVIDPNGMLKSSWIFENNTAGFICRFTGVECWHPDENRVLSLRLSNLGLQGQFPQGLENCTSMTGLDLSSNNFSGPIPSNIAWQLSSLTFLDLSYNKFSGELPIGISNITYLNTLNLQHNQLSGRIPSQFALLPRLQEFNVADNQLSGAIPPALQRFPSSNFVGNQGLCGPPLHDCGGRSKRKLRLHRINDESSIGAAAGFVVGFVMAFYFPHLFVFSQNLHPYVFRI from the coding sequence ATGTCTAAGATAGCTGATGATATCAAGTTTGCCCTTTGGTTGCTGCTGTTGAGCGGCTCATCATCGTGTTTTGGTTCTGATCCTGATGTCCAATGCTTGAAGACTGTACAAGAATCAGTGATTGATCCCAACGGCATGCTAAAATCCTCATGGATTTTTGAAAACAACACCGCCGGTTTCATATGCCGATTCACGGGTGTGGAGTGCTGGCACCCTGATGAGAACAGGGTTCTCTCGCTGCGTCTAAGCAACCTGGGTCTTCAAGGCCAATTTCCTCAAGGTCTCGAGAATTGTACAAGCATGACCGGCCTGGACTTGTCGAGTAACAATTTTTCAGGACCCATCCCTTCCAATATTGCATGGCAGCTGTCCAGTCTGACGTTTTTGGACCTCTCATATAATAAATTTTCGGGTGAACTCCCAATCGGCATCTCAAACATCACATACCTGAACACTCTCAACCTTCAGCACAACCAACTCAGCGGTCGAATTCCATCGCAGTTCGCTCTGCTTCCTCGATTACAGGAGTTCAATGTTGCGGACAACCAGTTGTCTGGGGCTATTCCGCCTGCATTACAGAGGTTCCCGTCATCTAACTTTGTTGGTAACCAAGGGCTTTGTGGTCCACCGTTGCATGACTGTGGCGGTAGAAGCAAACGGAAACTGAGATTGCACAGGATCAACGACGAGTCCAGTATTGGTGCGGCTGCTGGGTTCGTGGTGGGATTTGTTATGGCCTTCTACTTTCCGCACCTGTTCGTCTTCTCCCAGAACCTCCATCCCTACGTCTTCCGCATATGA
- the LOC101765857 gene encoding probably inactive leucine-rich repeat receptor-like protein kinase At5g48380, producing MDFMVVWLLLLSSLSSCSGIASDIQCLQELKESVSDPTGALSSWKFSENGTEGNICQFAGVSCWNPSDSRVLSLCLRNMGLQGPLPGDISLQLRYIQDLNLSYNGFSGYSAHVYCSLTRSFSGEIPPGIGNLTYLSSLSLQHNRFTGRIPEKIGKLAQLTTLNVADNSLSGPIPGSLQRFAPEYFAGNGGLCGAPLDRKCKRRFHVRIHIRLRRINNASSIGAAAGFIVGFVVAFYFPHWFVFCGGLRPYIVPVCG from the exons ATGGACTTCATGGTCGTCTGGCTGCTGCTCCTAAGCAGCTTATCCTCGTGTTCTGGTATCGCCAGTGACATCCAGTGCTTACAGGAGCTGAAAGAATCGGTGAGTGATCCTACCGGTGCACTCTCCTCATGGAAGTTCTCTGAAAACGGCACAGAAGGGAACATATGCCAATTCGCCGGCGTTTCCTGCTGGAACCCGTCTGACAGCAGAGTCCTGTCCTTGTGCCTCCGCAACATGGGGCTTCAAG GGCCCCTCCCAGGAGACATCTCTTTGCAGTTGAGGTACATCCAAGATCTCAACCTCTCGTACAACGGCTTCTCAG GATACTCAGCTCATGTATATTGTTCTCTAACGAGAAGCTTCTCAGGTGAAATCCCGCCCGGCATCGGAAACCTGACGTACCTGAGCAGCCTGAGCCTTCAGCACAACCGGTTCACCGGACGGATCCCGGAGAAGATCGGCAAGCTTGCACAATTAACTACGCTGAACGTTGCAGATAACTCGTTGTCAGGTCCCATCCCGGGCTCTCTCCAGAGGTTCGCGCCGGAATACTTCGCCGGCAACGGCGGTCTCTGCGGGGCGCCGCTGGACCGCAAGTGCAAGAGGCGTTTCCATGTGCGGATACACATCAGGCTGCGCAGGATCAACAACGCGTCCAGcatcggcgccgcggccgggttCATCGTGGGGTTCGTCGTGGCGTTCTACTTCCCACACTGGTTCGTATTTTGTGGGGGTCTTCGTCCCTACATCGTCCCTGTGTGCGGCTGA
- the LOC101786074 gene encoding probably inactive leucine-rich repeat receptor-like protein kinase At5g48380, which yields MSGMADDMRFVLLSLLLSGSASCSGSDLDIQCLKTVRESVIDPNGILKSSWIFENNSFGFICRFTGVECWHPDENRVLSLRLSNLGLQGQFPQGLENCTSMTGLDLSSNNFSGPIPSNIAWQLSSLTFLDLSYNKFSGELPIGISNITYLNTLNLQHNQLRGQIPDRYEFSRLNLFNVANNQLSGPIPLHLQMFPPSNFAGNQGLCGAPLAACDRRSKWISDESSIGAAVGLVVGFVVAFYFPHCFIFSQRLRPYFFRIF from the coding sequence ATGTCTGGGATGGCTGACGATATGAGGTTCGTCCTTTTGTCGCTGCTGTTGAGCGGCTCAGCGTCGTGCTCTGGTTCTGATCTTGATATCCAATGCTTGAAGACTGTACGAGAATCAGTGATTGATCCCAACGGCATACTAAAATCCTCATGGATTTTTGAAAACAACAGCTTTGGTTTCATATGCCGATTCACGGGTGTGGAGTGCTGGCACCCTGATGAGAACAGGGTTCTCTCGCTGCGTCTAAGCAACCTGGGTCTTCAAGGCCAATTTCCTCAAGGTCTCGAGAATTGTACAAGCATGACCGGCCTGGACTTGTCGAGTAACAATTTTTCAGGACCCATCCCTTCCAATATTGCATGGCAGCTGTCCAGTCTGACGTTTTTGGACCTCTCATATAATAAATTTTCGGGTGAACTCCCAATCGGCATCTCAAACATCACATACCTGAACACTCTCAACCTTCAGCACAACCAACTCAGAGGCCAAATTCCAGATCGATACGAGTTTTCTAGGTTAAATTTGTTCAATGTTGCAAACAACCAATTATCTGGTCCTATTCCGTTGCATTTGCAGATGTTTCCGCCTTCAAACTTTGCTGGTAACCAAGGGCTTTGTGGTGCACCGTTGGCTGCATGTGACCGTAGAAGCAAATGGATCAGCGACGAGTCCAGTATTGGCGCGGCTGTCGGGTTGGTGGTAGGCTTCGTGGTGGCTTTCTACTTTCCCCACTGCTTCATTTTCTCCCAGAGGCTCCGTCCGTACTTCTTCCGCATATTCTGA
- the LOC101786480 gene encoding pectin acetylesterase 5, translated as MATEHNSQLVVRKHRPAGHTHTVAVAVAPLFVLLAAAFSGSPVAVAADSSPGLVELTLVAGAQEKGAVCLDGSPPAYHLQRGSGSGSQSWIVFLQGGAWCSSNTTETCSGRKMTAYGSSKFMEPITFDGVFNDQQPQNPDFYNWNKAFVRYCDGASFSGNAEGEAEDGTKLYFRGLRIWEAVIAELMGKGMDTAKQALLAGCSAGGLATLLHCDNFRAKFPQEVSVKCVPDGGFFLDAKDLSGERSMRSVFNGVVQLQNVSEVLPKDCLAKKDPTDCFFPAELIKSISTPTFIVNSEYDSWQIQNVVAPVGSYPGDTWSNCRDNIGNCSSKQIDVLHGFRRKLIHELKAAEGKREWGLFIDSCFTHCQTQWNGSWHSPTSPRLDNKTIAEAVGDWYFGRRKGVKQIDCKYPCNPTCGS; from the exons ATGGCGACCGAGCACAATTCGCAGCTCGTCGTCCGGAAGCACCGGCCTGCAGGGCACACCCACACTgtcgcggtggcggtggcgccacTGTTCGTGCTCctggccgccgccttctccggctcaccggtggcggtggcggcggattcTTCTCCGGGGCTCGTGGAGCTTacgctcgtcgccggcgcgcaGGAGAAGGGCGCGG TGTGCTTGGATGGAAGCCCGCCTGCTTACCACTTGCAGAGAGGCTCCGGCTCCGGATCCCAAAGCTGGATCGTCTTTCTTCAG GGAGGAGCTTGGTGCAGCAGCAACACCACAGAAACTTGTTCCGGGCGTAAAATGACCGCGTATGGTTCGTCCAAGTTTATGGAACCAATAACTTTTGATGGGGTATTCAACGACCAGCAACCACAGAATCCCG ATTTCTACAACTGGAATAAAGCTTTTGTAAGGTATTGTGACGGGGCATCATTTTCTGGTAACGCAGAGGGTGAAGCagag GATGGAACCAAATTGTACTTCAGAGGATTGCGCATCTGGGAAGCAGTTATCGCCGAACTCATGGGAAAAGGAATGGACACAGCTAAACAG GCCTTACTCGCAGGTTGTTCTGCCGGTGGTCTAGCTACACTACTGCATTGCGATAATTTTCGTGCAAAATTTCCTCAGGAGGTTTCAGTCAAATGCGTTCCTGATGGTGGATTCTTTCTTGATGC AAAGGATTTATCAGGAGAAAGATCTATGCGGTCGGTCTTCAATGGCGTTGTTCAGCTTCAG AATGTCAGTGAAGTTTTGCCCAAGGACTGCCTGGCAAAGAAGGACCCGACAGAT TGTTTCTTCCCTGCTGAACTTATCAAGAGCATCAGCACCCCCACGTTTATTGTGAACTCAGAATATGATTCTTGGCAG ATCCAAAATGTTGTTGCGCCAGTAGGATCCTATCCTGGAGACACATGGTCCAATTGCAGAGATAATATTGGGAACTGCAGTTCCAAGCAGATCGATGTGCTTCATG GATTCAGAAGGAAACTCATCCATGAGTTGAAGGCTGCTGAAGGTAAAAGGGAGTGGGGGCTGTTCATCGATTCATGCTTCACCCACTGTCAAACTCAATGGAATGGCTCATGGCATTCGCCGACCTCCCCAAGGCTTGATAACAAG ACTATTGCAGAGGCTGTTGGAGATTGGTACTTTGGTAGAAGGAAAGGGGTGAAACAGATCGACTGCAAGTATCCATGCAACCCCACATGTGGTAGTTAG